The Seriola aureovittata isolate HTS-2021-v1 ecotype China chromosome 3, ASM2101889v1, whole genome shotgun sequence genome includes a region encoding these proteins:
- the zgc:92360 gene encoding arf-GAP with dual PH domain-containing protein 1 isoform X2 translates to MSANERATRALREIQQIPGNDACADCGAPDPGWGSCSLGVFICLACSGIHRNIPDISKVKSLSLSRWEDHEMQFMAENGNELMKSKYEAAVPVYYYKPTHKDCQVLREQWIRAKYERKEFSEPGKNFTYEEGTRDGVLMKRGRDNGQFLSRRFVLSEREGTLKYFTKYDAKEPKAVIKVDTINATFQPEKIGNPNGLQITYLKDYSTRNVFVYHENGKEVVDWFNSIRAVQLHYLKVAFPGATDAELVPKLTRNFLKEGYMEKTGPRDSDSPHRHRQHKANLILSDTTGSAFRHTQTQTLCLISVYQVER, encoded by the exons ATGTCGGCGAATGAGAGAGCCACGCGAGCGCTGAGGGAGATCCAACAAATCCCTGGAAATGACGCCTGCGCAGACTGCGGCGCTCCCG atcCTGGGTGGGGCTCCTGCTCCCTGGGGGTGTTCATCTGTCTGGCCTGCTCGGGGATCCACCGCAACATCCCCGACATCAGCAAGGTCAAGTCCCTGAGTCTGTCCCGCTGGGAGGACCACGAGATGCAG TTCATGGCAGAGAATGGTAATGAGCTGATGAAGAGTAAATATGAGGCCGCTGTTCCAGTCTACTACTACAAACCAACCCACAAAGACTGTCA ggtgTTGAGGGAGCAGTGGATAAGAGCAAAGTACGAGAGGAAAGAGTTCTCTGAACCGGGGAAGAATTTTACATATGAGGAAG GAACTAGAGATGGCGTTTTGATGAAGAGAGGGCGGGACAACGGGCAGTTCCTGAGCAGGCGATTCGTCCTCTCGGAGAGAGAGGGGACTCTGAAGTATTTCACCAAATATGAc gCTAAGGAGCCCAAAGCAGTGATCAAGGTGGACACCATCAACGCAACCTTCCAGCCAGAGAAGATAGGAAACCCCAACGGCCTGCAGATCACCTACCTCAAAGACTACAGCACCCGCAACGTCTTCGTCTACCATGAAAACGGCAAG GAGGTCGTAGACTGGTTTAACTCAATCCGTGCAGTTCAGCTTCACTATCTAAAGGTGGCCTTTCCCGGGGCGACAGATGCTGAG CTGGTGCCCAAACTTACCCGCAACTTTCTGAAGGAAGGATACATGGAAAAGACAGGTCCCAGG GATTCAGACTCACCGCACCGACACAGGCAGCACAAAGCAAACCTGATCCTCAGTGACACAACCGGTTCggcattcagacacacacagacgcagactCTCTGTTTAATCTCCGTCTATCAGGTTGAGAGATGA
- the zgc:92360 gene encoding arf-GAP with dual PH domain-containing protein 1 isoform X1, translating to MSANERATRALREIQQIPGNDACADCGAPDPGWGSCSLGVFICLACSGIHRNIPDISKVKSLSLSRWEDHEMQFMAENGNELMKSKYEAAVPVYYYKPTHKDCQVLREQWIRAKYERKEFSEPGKNFTYEEGTRDGVLMKRGRDNGQFLSRRFVLSEREGTLKYFTKYDAKEPKAVIKVDTINATFQPEKIGNPNGLQITYLKDYSTRNVFVYHENGKEVVDWFNSIRAVQLHYLKVAFPGATDAELVPKLTRNFLKEGYMEKTGPRQTEGFKKRWFTLDQRRLMYFKDPLDAFAKGEVFLGNRDHGYNVSLGLPAGTHCNGAWQHGITIETPERLFLFTCEMESDQQDWVKHFSDIMSAPMSPQEYTMEAMFKHRH from the exons ATGTCGGCGAATGAGAGAGCCACGCGAGCGCTGAGGGAGATCCAACAAATCCCTGGAAATGACGCCTGCGCAGACTGCGGCGCTCCCG atcCTGGGTGGGGCTCCTGCTCCCTGGGGGTGTTCATCTGTCTGGCCTGCTCGGGGATCCACCGCAACATCCCCGACATCAGCAAGGTCAAGTCCCTGAGTCTGTCCCGCTGGGAGGACCACGAGATGCAG TTCATGGCAGAGAATGGTAATGAGCTGATGAAGAGTAAATATGAGGCCGCTGTTCCAGTCTACTACTACAAACCAACCCACAAAGACTGTCA ggtgTTGAGGGAGCAGTGGATAAGAGCAAAGTACGAGAGGAAAGAGTTCTCTGAACCGGGGAAGAATTTTACATATGAGGAAG GAACTAGAGATGGCGTTTTGATGAAGAGAGGGCGGGACAACGGGCAGTTCCTGAGCAGGCGATTCGTCCTCTCGGAGAGAGAGGGGACTCTGAAGTATTTCACCAAATATGAc gCTAAGGAGCCCAAAGCAGTGATCAAGGTGGACACCATCAACGCAACCTTCCAGCCAGAGAAGATAGGAAACCCCAACGGCCTGCAGATCACCTACCTCAAAGACTACAGCACCCGCAACGTCTTCGTCTACCATGAAAACGGCAAG GAGGTCGTAGACTGGTTTAACTCAATCCGTGCAGTTCAGCTTCACTATCTAAAGGTGGCCTTTCCCGGGGCGACAGATGCTGAG CTGGTGCCCAAACTTACCCGCAACTTTCTGAAGGAAGGATACATGGAAAAGACAGGTCCCAGG CAAACGGAAGGCTTCAAGAAACGCTGGTTCACTCTGGACCAGAGGCGACTCATGTACTTCAAAGATCCACTG GACGCCTTCGCCAAAGGTGAAGTCTTCCTCGGGAACAGGGACCACGGTTACAACGTCTCCCTCGGCTTGCCCGCTGGCACCCACTGCAACGGCGCCTGGCAACACGGTATCACCATAGAAACACCCGAGCGCCTCTTCCTGTTTACTTGCGAGATGGAGAGCGACCAGCAGGATTGGGTGAAACACTTCAGCGACATCATGAGTGCTCCGATGTCCCCCCAGGAGTACACGA TGGAGGCCATGTTCAAGCACAGGCACTGA